The Leptospira stimsonii genome includes the window GTGATTCTTCCGGGGATCGCGTTAGGATCAAGGGTGTGGGCAAGAATTTTTCAGTTTGCATCGAGTTTGACGGAAGTCGAATTAAAATCACCGTATGCGAAGGTTTTACGAGCTCGCGGATATTCTAAAAATAGAATATTATGGAATCATGTTTTATTGAAGATTCTGCCTTTTCTGGCGGTTTTGATTCTTCTGGATTTTAGTTCTCTTCTTTCAGGAGCGATGATCGTGGAAGAAATCTTTTTCTTTCCGGGGATCGGGAAGTCCATGTATTATGCGATCCAGACAATGGACTCCGAACTCTTAAGCGCGCTTCTTTTTTATAGCGGTCTTACTTTTTATATTTTTAGTAGAATTTCTCTTCGGTTTCAGGAAAACCTTACCGGAAAGGAGAGCGCCTCGTGATTTCCATGAGCAATTCTTTTCGAATTCTATTCGGTGCTCTTGTTCTCACGGGGATTCTCTGGAAAAGCCCGCCTACCGAAGTTTTTTTGGAGGACAGCTTTTGTTCGATCGCCTGGAATCATCCTTTCGGATGCGACCGTTTGGGAAGGGACGTTCTAAGTCTTTTTTCTTATGGGACATTCTCCACACTTTTGTTTTCTCTTCCTTCACGTATTCTTACTTTGTTATTTAGCTCCTTGGTATGTTTGTTCCAGTATTCGATTCCGTTTACTGGGAAATGGTTTTTTACTCCGATCTCTTCCGTTTTTGTTTCCGTACCGTCTCTTCTTGTCGCGTTACTCACGGTTCACGCACTGGGGAACGGACCTCTCGTTTTGGTTGTGGCGATTCTTTTGGGAGATTGGGCTATGACTTATGAAACTCTTCAGAGTAAAATTCGAGAAACAGACGGAAGTCCTTATGTTTTGACTTCTACTTTTTTCGGGGCTTCCAGGGCGAACGTGTTTTGGAATCATATTTTCCCCTCGGCAATGCCTGTTTTGAAAGTTCTGTTTACGACAGGATTGCCCGCGGTAGTTATGACACTGGCGCTTTTTAGTTATCTTGGTGTCAGCGCCGGAAGCGATTGGTTTGGCCCGGGGTTGGGAGAACAGATTTCTTTCGCAAGAGATTACGCGTATTCGGCGCCTCTCGCGCTGGTGATTCCCATTGTAGGAATCGTGGGATTGGTCACCGCTTTGAACGTGAAAAGAAGATGAGTAGAGTATTTGCATTTATTCTAATATTATCGATTTTGAGTGTTTCGATTTCCGCTCAAGGGATAGACGATTACTATCGTTTTCCGGAGGCGGGAATGAGGGAACGGATCACTTTTGAAACCGAGAGAAAACTTTGTATTTTTCCGCTAAAAAATCAGAATGCCGACGCGAGTTTGGATTATTTAAGTAAGGGTTATGCGAGTGTTTTGTATTCCGGTCTCAAAGGTTTGTTTCAGATATTCGATCCGGAAGTGATTCCGAAAAGTATTCAACACGGTTTCGGGAAACCGACCGGTAGAGAAAGACTTAGAAAGGGAGAATGGGACGCGGAAGTTCTGGAAAAGGTTAAGAATGCGAAAGAAATTTCTCCTGACAAAGATCCTAGATTCTTATCTTTAAAAATCGACTATATTTCGAACGAGGCTCCTCCCGAAGATAGTTCCCTTTTTATTTCCGGAAACAAACAAGGTTGTTTTTATCATCTCGCCGGCACCTATGAGAAGAAGAATGAGTTTCAGATGGAGCTCAAGCTTGTTCTGAGATCTTCCAAAGACGCTTCCAAAAAAGAATTTAAAGCAAAAACTAGCGTTAGACGCTCTTATCAAGAACTGGAAGGATTGATCGGCGAAATCAAAAAGGAACTTCTCGGTAAAAATACGATCTCCTTTTCTTTCCGATCGGGAGAGATGGAAGGAGTTCTTGTGTTTTTAGACAGTCAATTTCTCGGGAAAACCCCCTTGCAGAGAACGGACATTCTTCCGGGGAACCATGTGATCAAATATTATATGGATGGATTTCAGAGTCAGGAAAAACGAGTTTCCGTTCAGGACGGAGGCAATTTCGAAATGACTCTTTCCCGAACACCGAGAGAAGGTGTGATCTCGGTTTCTTCCAATCCGGAAGGCGCTAACGTTTATCTCGGCTCCGAGTTTTTGGGAAAAACACCGTTGGTCCGCGCTTCCGTAAAGACGGGATCCAATCGACTTCGTGTTTCCATGGAAGGACATGTTGATATTTTAAAAGGTGTGGAAATTAAAAAGGAAGAAGAGACGAAGTTGGACTTCGTTTTAAAACCTGGTGACAGCGTACTTTATTACAAGAATAAACAGAATGTCTTTTTGGATCATTCTTACAGTGACTTTTCGATCTATTCATTGTATGGAACCCTATTGTTCTACGCAGGCTATTATTATTTCAATTTAAAAGCGAACGCGTTGTATGATCGCGGAGAGAGTCGAGTGAATCTTACCCGTTTGTTTTTTGCCGCGAATGTCGTTCCTCAAGATACGTTTATAGCAATGTATGTATATGAGGAAAGGATCATTCGTGAAACAAATTCGGATGCTGGGAAGTATCAGAAACTGGCCGGAAATTTCGGCAGACATCAGGGAGTCACCGGCGGGGTTATGGTTTACGGTATGGCGTTGATGTTGATTTTGTCTGCGACGTTTTATTTTCTCGGCTTGGATGAAGAAACCTTAGACGTCGGTGTAGTTCCGACGAGAGTGAACAATCCTTTTGCGATTCCGGGGCAGACGATGGAGATGGATTCTTATGCGAAATTCAAATTGAAATTTTGATTTCTCTTCAAGTCCGTTGATTCTTTCGATTTTATTTTCTTCAGACGCGTTCTTTTTTTAATCTTTTTTCTATTTTTCCCGCCCATTGTTAAATTCCTCGGAAATGGTTTCAGTATGGGGATTTTACTTTTAGATTCAGATCAGGAACTCCGCTCCGTTCTTCAGGAAAGATATTCCGAGACGGTGACTCTTTTGATTCCGAAAAAAACTTTGGCGGGTTTGAGCGAATCGGAAAAGAGAAGGCTTCCGAAAAGAATTCCGGATCTCTTACGAAAATACGGAAAGTATTTGGGTGTAACGAGGAGGTTGGGAAAAAAAGCCGGAAAGATTCTTTATCAAGCGAGCGAAGGTAAGGAGAATATGCAGAGGATCAACGCTCGTGTTAGCACGGGAAGTTGGGCTCTTTTGGGGGCATTGGCTCAAGCTCACGGAGTTTCCCGCTGTTATCTTTTTAATTATCTCCTCTGGTTGGAAGAGATCGAAATGGATTCTTTTCTCGTGACAACGATGAACGAGGGAGCTCCCACGTTTCACAGGAATTACAGATATATCCTCCACCTCAACTTGTTGGACAACGAAATCACTCGTAGATTAGAATGTGAGCCGTCCGATTTTTTAAGCATTTTAGATTACAGGGATTGGTTCGATTCTTAAAAAAGCGAATTAAATCCATCCGGAGACGATGGGAAACAAACGAAAACTTCCAAGGACTAAAATCGGATTTTCAAAGCCGGCGTTCGAACGAAAAAACGCGCGCATTTCTTCTAAGCCGATGGATTCCTTTTTTTCGCAACTCTCTGGAAGATGAAAACCCCCCTCTTTCAAAAAACGAAAACCGGTAATCGAATTCTCGGCTTTCGCATCTCTCAAAAGTTTCAAAATACCCACGCCGTCTTTGTCCTTTAACAAACCCGCAAAAATTTGGAATCGCAAATCCGGATAGAGAGAGCGTAAACTTTGAATCGTCTCTGCGAACGCATCCGGATTGTGAGCCGGATCAAAAATCAATAAAGGAGAATTTCTCAAAACGGTCAATCTACCGTGAGGAAGTGAAATTTTACTTTTCGAATCGGCAAATTCTAGAACATTCGATTCTACTTTAGAATCCGCAAGCAAATCAGAATCCAAAATTCTTTTCCAGACTCTGAACGAAAAGGACCCATTTCGAGTCAGATAATCGCTGTTCGGTGGATCCTCCTCTAACAATTCACAAAGGATATTTTTCTGTTCGCAGAATTCTCGGATTCTCCGATTGAGTTCCGATTCTTTTTGTTCCATCGCAAAAAGGACTCTTGTGTTTTCGGAACAAATTCCTAATTTCTCTTCCAGGATTTGAATTTTAGAATTTCCTAATATTTCTTTGTGATCGAGTCCGATCGATCCTAAGACCACGACGTCCGGATTGGAAAGTTTCGTAGCGTCCAGTCTTCCGCCCAATCCTGCTTCGTAGATTTGAATTTCGATCGACTCCTTTTCAAAAAAACAAAATGCGGCACAAGTAAATAGTTCG containing:
- a CDS encoding bifunctional folylpolyglutamate synthase/dihydrofolate synthase; translated protein: MKADFFEFISRLSNLEKTRNFNVFSDYSLEPFGKILNKYGWDRRKKETLCRISVVGTNAKGSITHFLGEYFRLSGFKTGLYTSPHLLSPSERIRIGSKVDPFRQIQIEELNLLLNELLEQGAESDLKTFSFFELFTCAAFCFFEKESIEIQIYEAGLGGRLDATKLSNPDVVVLGSIGLDHKEILGNSKIQILEEKLGICSENTRVLFAMEQKESELNRRIREFCEQKNILCELLEEDPPNSDYLTRNGSFSFRVWKRILDSDLLADSKVESNVLEFADSKSKISLPHGRLTVLRNSPLLIFDPAHNPDAFAETIQSLRSLYPDLRFQIFAGLLKDKDGVGILKLLRDAKAENSITGFRFLKEGGFHLPESCEKKESIGLEEMRAFFRSNAGFENPILVLGSFRLFPIVSGWI
- a CDS encoding ABC transporter permease subunit; the encoded protein is MISMSNSFRILFGALVLTGILWKSPPTEVFLEDSFCSIAWNHPFGCDRLGRDVLSLFSYGTFSTLLFSLPSRILTLLFSSLVCLFQYSIPFTGKWFFTPISSVFVSVPSLLVALLTVHALGNGPLVLVVAILLGDWAMTYETLQSKIRETDGSPYVLTSTFFGASRANVFWNHIFPSAMPVLKVLFTTGLPAVVMTLALFSYLGVSAGSDWFGPGLGEQISFARDYAYSAPLALVIPIVGIVGLVTALNVKRR
- a CDS encoding DUF1564 domain-containing protein — encoded protein: MGILLLDSDQELRSVLQERYSETVTLLIPKKTLAGLSESEKRRLPKRIPDLLRKYGKYLGVTRRLGKKAGKILYQASEGKENMQRINARVSTGSWALLGALAQAHGVSRCYLFNYLLWLEEIEMDSFLVTTMNEGAPTFHRNYRYILHLNLLDNEITRRLECEPSDFLSILDYRDWFDS
- a CDS encoding PEGA domain-containing protein; the protein is MSRVFAFILILSILSVSISAQGIDDYYRFPEAGMRERITFETERKLCIFPLKNQNADASLDYLSKGYASVLYSGLKGLFQIFDPEVIPKSIQHGFGKPTGRERLRKGEWDAEVLEKVKNAKEISPDKDPRFLSLKIDYISNEAPPEDSSLFISGNKQGCFYHLAGTYEKKNEFQMELKLVLRSSKDASKKEFKAKTSVRRSYQELEGLIGEIKKELLGKNTISFSFRSGEMEGVLVFLDSQFLGKTPLQRTDILPGNHVIKYYMDGFQSQEKRVSVQDGGNFEMTLSRTPREGVISVSSNPEGANVYLGSEFLGKTPLVRASVKTGSNRLRVSMEGHVDILKGVEIKKEEETKLDFVLKPGDSVLYYKNKQNVFLDHSYSDFSIYSLYGTLLFYAGYYYFNLKANALYDRGESRVNLTRLFFAANVVPQDTFIAMYVYEERIIRETNSDAGKYQKLAGNFGRHQGVTGGVMVYGMALMLILSATFYFLGLDEETLDVGVVPTRVNNPFAIPGQTMEMDSYAKFKLKF